A window of the Bactrocera neohumeralis isolate Rockhampton unplaced genomic scaffold, APGP_CSIRO_Bneo_wtdbg2-racon-allhic-juicebox.fasta_v2 cluster09, whole genome shotgun sequence genome harbors these coding sequences:
- the LOC126764490 gene encoding uncharacterized protein LOC126764490, which yields MSINQSTLAAKAESKKKRKKSQNQLRKNRYQRAVFILGNIAKDQAAGTPVDEAETKRLKSIVEEYESYLKRKQSQPQEESKRESSSQKRNRSITEVPGTQPKKPRRNEGEHSSTTTARHFSDVARDSLQVAIIDGNSSSPSTIQERWVEIDVRGYRVIKCADHASLDFLTGSVAKITNAFVGLQLRLIPARDIPKRPRTRIWLPPLEEPGEKLLRCIKLQNKSIPSIDEWQLIKEEKPNKASKPILVAICDESIEALKNTDYKISFGIRKARLKIFQGDKAADEDDTEKGRRRQAVAKECGHRRNPRCPIT from the coding sequence ATGAGCATCAACCAAAGTACACTGGCGGCTAAAGCAGAGAGcaaaaagaagcgcaagaaatcccagaatcagctgaggaaaaaccggtaccagagggcggtcttcatactagggaatatagccaaagaccaggcagccggtaccccagttgatgaggctgaaacaaagcgcctcaaatctatcgtagaggaatatgaaagctacctgaaaaggaagcaatcacaacctcaagAAGAGAGCAAACGAGAGAGCTCTTCTCAGAAAagaaatcgctccatcacaGAAGTACCTggaactcagcccaaaaaaccgaggcgaaatgaaggtgaacacagcagcacaacaacggcaaggcatttcaGCGATGTAGCCAGGGATAGCCTGCAGGTGGCAATCATAGAtggaaattcctcctctccgagcaccatacaggagagatgggtggagatcgacgtcaggggctacagggtcatcaagtgcgcggaccatgcctcgctagatttcctgacgggtagtgttgctaaaattaccaacgcctttgtaggcctccaattgaggcttatacccgccagggacattccGAAAAGACCTCGTACTCGCATTTGGctaccccctctagaggagccaggcgaaaaactcctgaggtgcattaagctgcagaacaaatctatacctagtatagatgagtggcagctcatcaaggaggaaaaaccgaataaagcaagcaagccaatactagtggccatttgtgatgagtccattgaggcacTGAAGAatactgactacaaaatcagcttcggaatccgcaaggccagactaaaaatcttccaaggtgacaaagcggctgacgaagacgacacggaaaaaggtcgacgacgccaggcAGTTGCCaaggaatgtgggcatcgaagaaatccgagatgcccaataacataa